The Elaeis guineensis isolate ETL-2024a chromosome 14, EG11, whole genome shotgun sequence genome has a segment encoding these proteins:
- the LOC105057314 gene encoding protein AGENET DOMAIN (AGD)-CONTAINING P1, protein MAAAGFMTGDAVEVSSEDDGFRDAWFEAKVARYMPKLHRYTVVYETIMDDADESRPLRETVDGRFVRPRPPSRPTAGGRFALHQPVDAFYNDGWWVGVVSRVAEKERQWRYSVVFPTTREEIEFAASELRTHLEWVDGKWVLPESEETPAKVYETGTQVEVARMKGNTPIAWLSAVVVKAIWKSNFLVEYKHFRNLDDTELLREIVDAKHMRPCPPHASKVKFDLLDEVEAFYGNGWLPGVVAKIHTRSKYRVKIAHWGEEREFSYAELRLRYDLVDGQWVKASQNKSDMELREGTMVEVCSDDEGFRGAWYAATIVRLIWKKKFLVEYQNLKTDDETKPLTEIVDFQHIRPSPETSVVERFKLLEEVDAFYNDGWWVGVISKVLKGQRYMVYFKPWSEELEFGHKDLRLHHDWIGGRWLRSSEALKL, encoded by the exons ATGGCAGCCGCAGGCTTCATGACGGGGGACGCGGTGGAGGTGAGCTCGGAAGACGACGGTTTCCGGGACGCGTGGTTCGAGGCCAAGGTGGCGCGGTACATGCCCAAGCTCCACCGCTATACCGTCGTCTACGAGACCATCATGGACGACGCCGACGAGTCCCGGCCGCTCCGGGAGACTGTCGACGGCCGCTTCGTCCGCCCCCGACCCCCCTCCCGGCCCACCGCCGGCGGCCGCTTTGCGCTCCACCAGCCCGTCGACGCCTTCTACAACGACGGGTGGTGGGTCGGGGTGGTGTCGCGGGTGGCGGAGAAGGAGCGGCAGTGGAGGTACTCCGTCGTCTTCCCGACCACCCGGGAAGAGATTGAGTTCGCGGCGTCGGAGCTCCGGACTCATCTCGAGTGGGTCGATGGGAAGTGGGTCCTACCCGAATCGGAG GAAACACCAGCAAAGGTATATGAGACTGGAACACAAGTAGAAGTTGCTCGTATGAAAGGAAATACCCCTATTGCTTGGTTGTCTGCGGTTGTTGTCAAGGCAATCTGGAAGAGCAATTTCTTGGTGGAGTATAAACACTTTAGGAATCTTGATGACACAGAATTGCTGAGAGAAATCGTTGATGCGAAACACATGAGGCCTTGCCCCCCCCATGCATCAAAGGTCAAATTCGATTTGCTTGATGAGGTTGAAGCATTCTATGGCAATGGATGGTTGCCAGGGGTCGTGGCTAAGATTCATACAAGGTCAAAATACAGAGTTAAGATTGCTCACTGGGGTGAGGAAAGAGAATTTAGTTATGCAGAGCTAAGGCTTCGTTATGACCTAGTTGATGGACAATGGGTCAAAGCTTCACAG AACAAATCGGACATGGAGTTGAGGGAAGGTACCATGGTAGAAGTTTGCAGTGATGATGAAGGCTTTCGTGGAGCTTGGTACGCTGCAACCATTGTCAGGTTAATTTGGAAGAAGAAGTTCCTTGTGGAGTACCAAAACCTTAAAACAGATGATGAAACTAAGCCTTTGACAGAAATTGTAGATTTTCAGCATATCAGACCCAGTCCTGAAACTTCTGTGGTAGAACGGTTCAAATTGCTTGAAGAAGTTGATGCCTTCTACAATGATGGATGGTGGGTAGGGGTGATCTCAAAGGTTCTCAAAGGTCAGAGATACATGGTTTACTTCAAGCCATGGAGTGAAGAGTTGGAATTTGGGCACAAAGATTTGAGGCTTCACCATGACTGGATTGGTGGAAGATGGCTACGGTCTTCTGAG